The segment GTGCCAGTCTTCGGGAATCACGTCCGGGTCCCAGTAGCCCACGTCGTCCGCCATCTTCAGGCTGAGTGTGTAGGTGGACTGCGGGAACATCATGCGGTTGCGGCGCATGAGGTTGGACATGATGTGCACGCCGGCGAGGGCGCTGGCCACGCGCAGCGGCGCGGGCGAATCCCAGATGTTGTTGTTCAGCAGGATGGCCGACTGCCAGAAGTGCCGGTAGCGGTTGGCGTCGGTGGCGAACTTGTAGGTGATGCAGGCGAAGTAGGCCGGGTGGAAGACCGTATCCGCGTCGCAGCTCGTGATCGTCGTGGCGTAGAGGTCCCAGCCGCGCCGGCCGACCAGCTCGTCGCGCACCCAGTGCGCCGCCCACGCCTCGTTGGAGGACTTGCCGGCCACCTCGCCCGCCAGGCTGGCGGGATGCAGGGTAATCGAAATGCCGTCGAAGCAGCCGCGGAACAGCGACGCGATGCGCTCGGCCTTGGCGCGGGCGCCGGCCTCGCGCTGCTCCATCGCCAGCACGACGTGGATCTGATCGCACACGTCCTGGGCGGCGAGGCTCTCGAGCGTGCGGACCAGGATCGCCTCATCTTCCTTGTAGCTCGGAATGATCACGACGTGGCGCACCGCGCCCCAGTCGAGATAGGTGCGGCGGAAGAGGCGATCGGCGCGGTACAGCTTGTGCCAGTCCTCTTCGGCGTCGGCCTGCATGCGCCGGTGCGATCGCCAGGCGCGCAGCGCCGTTGAACCGGAGAGATAGAGCCAGTAGACGTCGAACAGCAGGATCGCGGCCGCGAAGGGCACCGGCAGGAAGTAGCCCGCCCACAGCGGCGAAAGCACGACCAGCCACGTGAGCAGCGCGGGCAGCGTGTCGAGCAGGCGGCCCGGGAGACGGCCGCGGCCGTGTGGGTCGGCCGCCCAGCTGCCGGCCATGGGCGGCTGGGCCGCATCCGGCTCGACCAGCGGCCGGTGTGGCGGCAGCTCGAACGCCGGTGCTGGAGCGATCGTGCGGCTCATCTGCCGCCAGGGGCGCGATGGAGCGATCGTCGCGGCGCCGCTGCCGCTGGTCAGGTTGAAGAGATCGTCGCCAACCCAATCGGGAGATGAAATCGCCTCTTGCGGTCGCGTGGCTGGCCCCTTTCCCCGGCAAACGCTCGCCGGGGGAGCATGCGACTCCGGCGCGGGCGCAGGGCCCGGTGGGAGGCGCTGTTCAAACGGGGCAGGCCGGCGGGAAGACAAGAGAAAAGGGCCAGCCCCATGATGAGACAGCCCTTTCGCTGCGCCTGCGAGGTTAGCTGACGGGTTAGGGCTGAAAGGCTGCCCCTTCCTGCGTTGCAGGAACTCACCCCGGAGACTGGGTCCCCCGCCCCGCGATCGCGGGTTCGGCGCCGAATATTCGGTTGTAGGCGCCCGCTCGGCGCCGCACTCATGGTAGGAGCGGCCCAGAAAGGATGTCAATGAGCGATCGCTGGCAATTCCATGAACCGTGCGCTCAGGAACGAAGCGCCTCTTGCAAGTCTGCAACCGCGCGAACCCGAATGCGGACGGCTCTGCCCCTGTTGCCGGAGTCCGGCCCAGCGTCCGGGTGACGGCGACGAAATGCCATGATGTGGTCCGTTTGGACGTGCCCCGCCCGTGCGACGTGTCACCGCCCGTCGATGGACGCACCAGCCGCTCATGCCTGCGGTCCAAGTTGGTTCAGATGCCGGCGCTGGTTCTTGACCAGCGTGGCACCACCGACAGCGGTCACCACGACGGCCACCAGCAGGGCATCAACCCAGGTGGCCTGGTCATCGCCCACCAGGCCGCGTCCGATCGCCAACACACCCGCCGCCATGCTGGCGACCGCGGCGCCCGTCAGCAGGAGCGTCAACGGCAACCAGACCACCCGCCGCCGCTCCGCCACCAGGTCTTGCCGCTGCAGGCGCCGCAGGCCCACGTAGCCAGCAGCCCCGATCACCACCAGCAGCACACCCCGCAGCAGCAGCTTTTGGAACACGCCGAGCAGGTGCTCGACCGGGAGACCGACCAGTACCCCCAATGCCGTCCAGCTCACCA is part of the Dehalococcoidia bacterium genome and harbors:
- a CDS encoding glycosyltransferase family 2 protein, which gives rise to MSRTIAPAPAFELPPHRPLVEPDAAQPPMAGSWAADPHGRGRLPGRLLDTLPALLTWLVVLSPLWAGYFLPVPFAAAILLFDVYWLYLSGSTALRAWRSHRRMQADAEEDWHKLYRADRLFRRTYLDWGAVRHVVIIPSYKEDEAILVRTLESLAAQDVCDQIHVVLAMEQREAGARAKAERIASLFRGCFDGISITLHPASLAGEVAGKSSNEAWAAHWVRDELVGRRGWDLYATTITSCDADTVFHPAYFACITYKFATDANRYRHFWQSAILLNNNIWDSPAPLRVASALAGVHIMSNLMRRNRMMFPQSTYTLSLKMADDVGYWDPDVIPEDWHMYLKCFYAFGGEVTVEPVFLPTGNDAVRSRSYAASLKMAYVQHKRHAWGSSDVPYAIVQGIGHPEIPFVRKARRFIALAGNHFLWGTHWFLLSLGWFMPAVIGRLFGHDHAPVWLPLGARVLLWACFVPYISMFFLDRRLRPARPAWWRARHTVADIAWWALLPVTSLLFSTFPALEAQTRLALGKRLEYRVTEKAA